The Frondihabitans australicus genome includes a region encoding these proteins:
- a CDS encoding ABC transporter substrate-binding protein — protein METSTASVSRRGFLGLVGGAAAVTALAACTTGGASASGGALKFWNMPWGGPAFNPLDKKITEAYKPSGSLPKATYQAVQWANFNQVFATSVASKTNPAVSSGGGTQAFLFDKQGFIAHADDLLDSWKSNGLYDDFLPGLLDTMKTPNGYVAIPYNLDMRVLWYNKDLLDKAGATPPTDWQSYLDAAAALKKIGVYGFAANGDSSAGNAFQMITGFMINNGGGIFDEERKPNLVTQANIEALEFIKENISKGYVDPGSVSYTATNSNSEWKAGKFGMGIDVPGLAANVGGSVASQLVVGDPLVSAAGKKGALYFPNNIMMYKNTPSQKDSEAFVTYYYQHMKELWTQKTGIGLPVLKSIASTPEFQSDPNQVKIVQDWQPIAKTWAAPGNTALFANVSKVDSTPAMSVFGQNVLSGKTPKESLTTLQNTLTSQIKS, from the coding sequence ATGGAGACTTCCACAGCATCAGTGTCGCGCCGAGGATTCCTCGGCCTGGTCGGAGGCGCGGCCGCCGTGACGGCCCTCGCCGCGTGCACCACCGGAGGCGCATCTGCATCCGGCGGCGCGCTCAAGTTCTGGAACATGCCCTGGGGCGGCCCTGCGTTCAACCCGCTCGACAAGAAGATCACCGAGGCCTACAAGCCCTCGGGCAGCCTGCCGAAGGCCACCTACCAGGCCGTGCAGTGGGCGAACTTCAACCAGGTCTTCGCGACCTCGGTCGCGTCGAAGACCAACCCCGCCGTGAGCAGCGGCGGCGGCACGCAGGCGTTCCTCTTCGACAAGCAGGGCTTCATCGCCCACGCCGACGACCTCCTCGACAGCTGGAAGTCGAACGGCCTCTACGACGACTTCCTGCCGGGCCTCCTCGACACGATGAAGACCCCGAACGGCTACGTCGCGATCCCCTACAACCTCGACATGCGCGTGCTCTGGTACAACAAGGACCTCCTCGACAAGGCCGGCGCCACTCCCCCGACCGACTGGCAGTCGTACCTCGACGCCGCTGCGGCTCTGAAGAAGATCGGCGTCTACGGGTTCGCGGCCAACGGCGACTCGAGCGCCGGCAACGCCTTCCAGATGATCACCGGTTTCATGATCAACAACGGCGGCGGCATCTTCGACGAGGAGCGCAAGCCGAACCTCGTCACGCAGGCGAACATCGAGGCGCTCGAGTTCATCAAGGAGAACATCAGCAAGGGCTACGTCGACCCGGGCTCGGTGAGCTACACCGCCACCAACTCGAACTCCGAGTGGAAGGCCGGCAAGTTCGGCATGGGCATCGACGTGCCCGGACTCGCCGCGAACGTCGGCGGCTCCGTCGCCTCGCAGCTCGTGGTCGGCGACCCGCTCGTCAGCGCGGCGGGGAAGAAGGGCGCGCTGTACTTCCCGAACAACATCATGATGTACAAGAACACCCCGAGCCAGAAGGACTCCGAGGCGTTCGTGACCTACTACTACCAGCACATGAAGGAGCTGTGGACGCAGAAGACCGGCATCGGCCTCCCGGTCCTGAAGTCCATCGCCTCGACGCCCGAGTTCCAGTCCGACCCGAACCAGGTGAAGATCGTGCAGGACTGGCAGCCCATCGCCAAGACCTGGGCGGCCCCCGGCAACACCGCGCTCTTCGCCAACGTCTCGAAGGTCGACAGCACCCCGGCCATGTCCGTGTTCGGGCAGAACGTGCTCTCGGGCAAGACGCCCAAGGAGTCCCTGACGACGCTCCAGAACACCCTCACCTCGCAGATCAAGAGCTGA